Proteins found in one Zea mays cultivar B73 chromosome 1, Zm-B73-REFERENCE-NAM-5.0, whole genome shotgun sequence genomic segment:
- the LOC109943508 gene encoding cytochrome b5: MASENKVFGFEEVAKHNVTKDCWIIIAGKVYDVTPFMDEHPGGDEVLLAVTGKDATADFEDIGHSDSARDMMEKYHIGQIDASTIPAKRAHVQPQQAPSHADKDNDLPIKILQFLVPIMILGLAFGIRQYTKSE, encoded by the exons ATGGCCAGCGAGAATAAGGTCTTTGGGTTCGAGGAAGTCGCCAAGCACAACGTCACCAAGGACTGCTGGATCATCATCGCCGGCAAG GTGTATGACGTCACTCCGTTTATGGATGAGCATCCTGGTGGAGACGAGGTTTTGCTAGCTGTAACCG GGAAAGATGCTACAGCTGATTTCGAAGATATTGGCCACAGTGATTCCGCAAGGGACATGATGGAGAAGTACCACATCGGGCAGATAGATGCTTCAACAATCCCAGCAAAGCGTGCTCATGTGCAGCCCCAGCAAGCACCCAGCCATGCAGACAAGGATAATGACCTCCCCATCAAGATCCTACAGTTCCTTGTGCCCATTATGATCCTGGGCCTTGCATTTGGTATACGGCAGTACACCAAATCAGAGTAG
- the LOC100276059 gene encoding uncharacterized protein LOC100276059 — translation MASLTVSTKTAAAGGNKQREGAEVITGAEACFAHSKQMLQALGFPGGVMPLRGLEECGWVRETGFVWMRQKAPYEHYFRGTGTRVRYDAEVTAYVEDGRMKRMTGVRSKQVMLWVPIVEMSLDGDKRDKIYFKSNVGIGRSFPASAFADEDEQAEEEEKKKKNENKEEENGDKPAAAAADAAGK, via the coding sequence ATGGCTTCCCTCACCGTGTCCACGAAGACCGCGGCGGCCGGCGGCAACAAGCAGCGCGAGGGCGCGGAGGTCATCACGGGCGCGGAGGCCTGCTTCGCGCACTCCAAGCAGATGCTCCAGGCGCTGGGCTTCCCGGGCGGCGTGATGCCGCTGCGGGGGCTGGAGGAGTGCGGCTGGGTGCGCGAGACCGGGTTCGTGTGGATGCGGCAGAAGGCCCCCTACGAGCACTACTTCCGCGGCACGGGCACGCGGGTGCGCTACGACGCCGAGGTCACCGCGTACGTGGAGGACGGCCGGATGAAGCGCATGACCGGGGTGCGCAGCAAGCAGGTCATGCTCTGGGTGCCCATCGTCGAGATGAGCCTCGACGGGGACAAGCGCGACAAGATCTACTTCAAGTCCAACGTCGGGATCGGCCGCTCGTTCCCCGCCTCCGCCTTCGCTGACGAGGACGAGCaagcggaggaggaggagaagaagaagaagaatgagaACAAGGAGGAGGAGAACGGCGACaagccagccgccgccgccgccgatgccGCCGGCAAGTGA